From Chryseobacterium salivictor, a single genomic window includes:
- a CDS encoding TolC family protein, which produces MKKILQFFAITTFSSMAFAQQSFSLDESWQYAIDHNVNVKKAKIDKTIAGQKVKETIGIGLPQLDGQAKYNYFLNVPVQLLPAELAGGDPGTYIPVKFGQKQSMTGGLTLSQLLFSGSYIVGLQASKAYKETAALAEEKTEISVKEGIMMAYAAVLVTDENIKTLEENRKVVEKSLYDTKETYKVGLIEYQNVEQLEYSYKSLLANQQNLNRSREKVLMALKYLMGYPLEDKLTLTSTLDQLIKKNETLVDMTNFINNENHIDIRLKENALTLSELEFKLEKSKSLPTLSAAVASNYNGYSDQFNFLKSSQQWFNTSVVAVQLDIPIFSGFQRHWRTQQAKLNLEKAKLDVEDIKRDLSNKAFAATIDYNNAYNSYKNSEELITLSSSIYNKERIKFNEGLGTSFDLQQSETQLYDSQAKYYQAAIELIQAKTKLDEALGTL; this is translated from the coding sequence ATGAAGAAAATACTTCAGTTCTTCGCTATCACAACATTTTCATCGATGGCTTTTGCGCAACAAAGTTTCTCACTTGATGAGTCTTGGCAATACGCAATTGATCATAATGTAAATGTAAAGAAAGCAAAAATAGACAAGACCATTGCAGGACAGAAAGTGAAAGAAACAATCGGGATTGGTTTGCCACAACTGGACGGTCAGGCAAAATATAATTATTTTCTTAATGTTCCAGTGCAGTTACTTCCTGCAGAACTTGCCGGTGGCGACCCCGGAACTTATATTCCGGTGAAATTTGGTCAGAAACAAAGTATGACCGGCGGCTTAACACTGAGCCAGCTTTTATTCAGTGGGTCTTATATTGTAGGATTACAAGCTTCCAAAGCGTATAAAGAAACAGCTGCTTTGGCAGAAGAGAAAACAGAAATTTCTGTGAAGGAAGGAATTATGATGGCATACGCTGCCGTTTTGGTCACTGATGAAAACATCAAAACTTTAGAAGAAAACCGCAAGGTAGTTGAGAAATCTCTTTACGACACTAAAGAAACCTACAAAGTGGGCTTAATTGAATACCAGAATGTAGAACAGCTGGAATACAGTTATAAAAGCTTGTTAGCTAATCAGCAGAATCTGAACAGAAGTCGTGAAAAAGTACTGATGGCACTTAAATATTTAATGGGATATCCGTTGGAAGATAAATTGACATTGACTTCAACATTAGACCAACTCATTAAAAAAAATGAAACGTTAGTGGATATGACTAATTTCATTAATAATGAAAATCATATCGACATTCGATTGAAAGAAAATGCCCTTACCCTTTCAGAGCTGGAATTTAAACTGGAAAAATCGAAATCTTTGCCGACCCTTTCAGCTGCTGTCGCTTCTAATTATAATGGTTACAGTGATCAGTTTAATTTTTTGAAATCTTCGCAACAATGGTTTAATACATCGGTTGTGGCTGTTCAGTTAGATATTCCAATTTTTAGTGGTTTTCAAAGACATTGGAGAACCCAGCAGGCTAAATTAAATTTAGAAAAAGCCAAACTGGATGTAGAAGATATCAAACGGGATCTGAGTAACAAAGCATTTGCTGCTACGATTGATTACAATAACGCTTACAATTCTTACAAAAATTCTGAAGAATTAATCACACTTTCATCCAGCATTTACAATAAAGAAAGAATCAAATTCAATGAAGGTTTAGGAACAAGTTTCGACCTTCAACAAAGTGAAACACAGTTGTACGATTCACAGGCAAAATATTATCAGGCGGCCATCGAGCTGATTCAAGCGAAAACAAAACTCGACGAAGCTTTAGGAACCCTTTAA
- a CDS encoding YggS family pyridoxal phosphate-dependent enzyme: protein MQKFSPIAESYQKIKTGLPDNVQLVAVSKTHPKEMIREVYDLGQRVFGENKVQELIEKHPQLPQDIQWHLIGHLQTNKVKYIAPFIDMIQSVDSEKLLVEIDKQAEKNHRKIKVLLQVKIAEEDTKYGLEVHETKELYLDYLNGKFPNIIISGLMGMATFTENKNQVRKEFTFLKHLFDQLSSQQKLDTLSMGMSDDYPLAIECGANSVRIGSAIFGSREYL, encoded by the coding sequence ATGCAAAAATTTTCTCCCATTGCCGAGAGTTACCAAAAAATAAAAACCGGTTTACCGGATAACGTTCAGCTCGTCGCAGTGTCTAAGACTCATCCGAAAGAAATGATCCGGGAAGTTTACGATTTAGGACAAAGGGTTTTTGGCGAAAACAAAGTACAGGAACTGATCGAAAAACATCCGCAACTTCCGCAGGATATACAGTGGCATTTGATCGGCCATTTGCAAACCAATAAAGTCAAATATATTGCACCCTTTATCGATATGATTCAAAGTGTTGATTCTGAGAAACTTTTGGTGGAAATTGATAAACAGGCAGAAAAAAACCACCGGAAAATCAAAGTGCTCCTCCAGGTAAAAATTGCCGAGGAAGACACCAAATACGGTTTAGAAGTCCACGAAACCAAAGAATTGTATTTGGATTATCTCAATGGGAAATTTCCGAATATTATTATTTCCGGGTTAATGGGAATGGCGACATTTACAGAAAATAAAAACCAGGTCAGGAAAGAGTTTACCTTCTTAAAACATCTTTTCGACCAACTTTCGTCGCAGCAGAAACTCGATACGTTATCGATGGGAATGAGTGACGACTACCCTCTCGCTATTGAATGCGGTGCTAATTCTGTCCGTATTGGCTCCGCAATTTTCGGATCCAGAGAATATCTTTAA
- a CDS encoding DUF72 domain-containing protein, which translates to MNNKVYIGCSGFSERIWKGFFYPEELPSKEYLSFYSKHLNAVEINSTFYRKPTLKTLEKWFAETGGDFKFFIKIPRFISHLKKLTETKTDTQEFCNHISSGLQEKLAGFLFQLPPSFKYSKEHLEKVIDTVDKKYLNVVEFRHASWWNTEVFETLNKNKIVFSGVSIPKDIPDDFMINNDDFAYYRLHGIPEMFKSEYSESELSTLAAEVRKFNGTSFIFFNNTYGTAGIKNAVYLNKIFV; encoded by the coding sequence ATGAATAATAAAGTATATATCGGGTGTTCAGGGTTTAGTGAAAGAATTTGGAAAGGATTTTTCTATCCGGAAGAATTACCTTCAAAAGAATATTTAAGTTTTTATTCAAAGCATTTGAATGCAGTCGAAATTAATTCTACTTTTTACAGAAAACCTACTTTGAAAACCTTGGAAAAATGGTTTGCTGAGACTGGAGGTGATTTTAAATTTTTCATCAAAATCCCAAGATTTATTTCGCATCTTAAAAAACTGACCGAAACGAAAACTGACACCCAAGAATTCTGCAATCATATTTCATCAGGTTTACAGGAGAAATTAGCGGGTTTTCTTTTTCAGCTGCCACCGTCTTTTAAATACAGCAAAGAGCATCTGGAAAAGGTAATCGATACGGTTGATAAAAAGTACCTGAATGTTGTAGAATTCCGACACGCATCCTGGTGGAATACCGAAGTTTTTGAAACTTTAAATAAAAATAAAATCGTTTTTTCCGGCGTTTCTATCCCCAAAGATATTCCGGATGATTTTATGATTAATAATGACGATTTTGCGTATTACCGTCTTCACGGGATTCCTGAAATGTTTAAATCTGAATATTCAGAATCAGAACTGAGTACTTTGGCGGCGGAGGTTCGAAAATTTAATGGAACTTCATTTATCTTTTTTAATAATACTTACGGAACCGCCGGAATAAAAAATGCGGTTTATTTGAATAAAATTTTTGTCTGA
- a CDS encoding MATE family efflux transporter: MQILNPVHTKRLFQLALPVMITQVGQVSVQLFDNIMVGKLLGADALASVSLANGVFFSVFVLALGFSLAIPPLVAEAQSQNNHHMINRIFRHGFVVNMFIGLVLVILMLFALPLLYHLDQPANIIPDTESYLRITIISILPFMAFQTMREVSEGLSFTIGVTKATIIANVINIVLNYIFIKGVGMDSLGVDGSAYASFIARVFMVVFLFFVMKKNPMTKRYMEDFTLKTKLFQKKMFRKLVKLGLPTALQMFFEVTAFAAAAFICGLISAKDIAAHQIALSMASFTFNLCIGFSIATTIMAGNRFGERNYKELRNVGINNLKIVFIFMVLCGIIFIAGRNILPTFFTKKEDVDVIVLASKLLIIAALFQLSDGLQILSLGVLRGMQDVKIPSILTFVAYWIITLPLGYYLCVTREMGAYGMWVALGVGLTISAFLLIRRFLTLSQRKIDAAAAQ, encoded by the coding sequence ATGCAAATTTTAAATCCCGTACACACCAAAAGATTATTTCAGTTAGCACTTCCCGTAATGATTACGCAAGTAGGACAGGTTTCTGTGCAACTTTTTGATAATATAATGGTTGGAAAACTTCTTGGTGCAGATGCTCTGGCTTCAGTATCGCTGGCCAATGGTGTGTTTTTCTCGGTTTTTGTATTAGCATTAGGTTTTTCACTGGCCATTCCGCCATTGGTTGCAGAAGCGCAGTCTCAAAATAATCACCACATGATCAACCGTATTTTTCGTCATGGTTTTGTGGTGAATATGTTTATAGGGTTGGTTTTAGTTATTCTGATGCTCTTTGCTTTGCCTTTGTTATACCATCTTGATCAGCCTGCGAATATCATTCCGGATACGGAAAGTTATTTACGGATAACCATTATCAGTATTCTGCCGTTTATGGCCTTTCAAACGATGCGTGAAGTTTCCGAAGGGTTGAGTTTTACCATAGGCGTTACCAAAGCAACCATTATTGCTAATGTCATCAACATTGTTCTGAATTACATTTTTATTAAAGGAGTCGGTATGGATTCTCTGGGGGTAGATGGTTCTGCATACGCCTCTTTTATCGCCAGAGTTTTCATGGTGGTTTTCCTGTTTTTCGTAATGAAAAAGAATCCTATGACCAAAAGGTATATGGAGGATTTCACCTTAAAAACAAAACTTTTTCAAAAGAAAATGTTCCGCAAGTTAGTCAAACTGGGATTGCCAACTGCCTTACAGATGTTCTTTGAAGTGACTGCATTTGCAGCAGCAGCTTTTATTTGTGGACTGATTTCTGCAAAAGATATTGCAGCGCATCAGATCGCCTTATCGATGGCTTCATTTACTTTTAATCTTTGCATCGGTTTCAGTATTGCGACGACCATTATGGCGGGAAATAGATTTGGAGAAAGGAATTATAAAGAATTAAGAAATGTCGGGATAAATAATCTGAAAATAGTGTTCATTTTCATGGTATTGTGTGGAATTATATTCATTGCGGGAAGAAATATTTTACCTACCTTTTTTACCAAAAAAGAAGATGTTGATGTCATTGTACTGGCCTCAAAATTATTAATAATAGCAGCACTTTTTCAGCTTTCAGATGGTTTACAGATTCTGTCTCTGGGAGTTTTACGCGGCATGCAGGACGTGAAAATCCCGAGTATCCTTACATTTGTTGCCTATTGGATCATCACACTCCCATTAGGATATTACCTTTGTGTAACCAGAGAAATGGGCGCCTATGGAATGTGGGTTGCTTTGGGTGTTGGATTGACGATTTCTGCATTTTTATTAATAAGAAGATTTTTGACGCTGTCACAGAGGAAAATTGATGCTGCGGCGGCTCAGTAA
- a CDS encoding efflux RND transporter permease subunit yields MNENKHHQKESFFSSWAVDNRTTVYVLTFIIVLLGIYSFFSMPRESFPEVVQNNIYISSVYPGNSAEDVEKLITKELEDKFKNISGVSKVTSNSFQDYGLIVVEFDAKVKVAEAKQRIKDKVDEAKGGQDWPSLDSGSKVEPSVFDLNISEELPILNINLKGNYPKFTLKQYAEDLKDDLEDISEVKEAVILGVDDNEVEVALDLFKMNAAGVSFDQVISAVKNENITISGGNLVTDGNRENVRIKGQISSPSDLKNFVVKPGIKIQDIGSVNFQEKEKTTFARESGRDVVMINLKKRAGTNMISAIDQAKEKIEAARNSYLPKDLEVTLTSDQSSAVEHQVNELANHILIGILLVMAVLSFSMGMKNALFVGTAIPLSMLIAFAVLQMAGITLNTMVLFAMVMGLGMLVDDGIVVVDNVYANMEKGLPRRLASKYGIGEIAFPVITSTLTTVFAFLPMLLWPGIMGEFMKYFPITISVTLMASLFVALIINASMTGGAMTLENKNISKNQAKKYTLIFGTLMVVFGILRLVTGVTYFFGVVTFSALAIIAIWLYKGFFHDRIEHFQHTFFPSLAEKYQDFISNLLNGKKPRNAFLGVIGILIFSFILYGAMMGIGRSKVLFFPENIPKQTIVYMEYPQGTDIGKTNIATKQVEGKILQVLQKYKNPDGSNFLVESMVTSVGKGATNPQVDAGSQADTPFKSKITVTYVEFAKRKGINTADVMEEIRKAIPDIPGFAYTVEKDANGPPVGYPISIELKGDDYDQLLNEANKMITFINGQNISGIEKLQSDINKDSPELIIDINRETAGNLGVTTAYTGITLRRALFGQDISTYKDVKHDYDIAVRLKQDQRRNTSILFNQPITLQGPNGTIQVPMSTFATMKEDNTFNKIKRKDNSRTIMVYSGVLKGANSNEIVQKIRMSLKNYKTPDGVTYTFGGEQEEQGKNMNFLLFALFLAMSLVTSIIVFQFNSLSKTLIIMTTILLSFSGVFLGLAIFGMDFVILMTMMGIISLAGVVVKNGIVLMDFFVLKLDEKVVEKGVETHDDLELEEVKEIIVQSGKERLRPVLLTATTAILGLIPLAIGLNFDVASFLTTLNPHFSLGGDNVSFWGPLAWTIIFGLSFATFLTLIIVPVMFYIISKRKINNRRKYLKKHEHDAEDEAAEIERLRKLYPEDSHLQNLNPE; encoded by the coding sequence ATGAACGAAAATAAACACCACCAAAAAGAATCTTTCTTCTCGAGTTGGGCAGTTGATAATAGAACGACGGTTTATGTACTGACTTTCATCATTGTACTTCTGGGGATTTATTCATTCTTTTCGATGCCCAGGGAAAGTTTCCCGGAGGTGGTTCAAAACAATATTTACATTTCCTCTGTGTATCCCGGAAACTCTGCCGAGGATGTCGAAAAATTAATTACAAAGGAACTTGAAGATAAATTCAAGAATATTTCCGGAGTGAGTAAAGTAACATCCAACTCTTTTCAGGATTATGGTTTGATCGTAGTTGAGTTTGATGCGAAAGTAAAAGTCGCAGAAGCGAAGCAGCGCATTAAAGATAAAGTAGATGAAGCAAAAGGAGGCCAGGATTGGCCAAGTTTAGATTCCGGTTCGAAAGTAGAGCCCAGCGTTTTCGATCTCAATATTTCGGAAGAACTTCCAATTCTTAATATCAACTTGAAAGGGAATTATCCGAAATTCACTTTAAAACAATATGCAGAAGATTTAAAAGATGACTTAGAAGATATTTCGGAAGTGAAAGAAGCCGTGATCTTAGGAGTTGATGATAATGAAGTGGAGGTTGCTCTGGATTTATTTAAAATGAATGCAGCGGGCGTAAGTTTCGACCAGGTAATCAGTGCCGTTAAAAATGAAAACATAACAATATCCGGAGGTAATTTAGTTACAGACGGTAATCGGGAAAACGTCCGTATTAAAGGACAGATTTCTTCGCCATCAGATCTAAAGAACTTCGTGGTAAAACCAGGAATAAAGATCCAGGATATCGGTAGCGTAAATTTTCAGGAAAAAGAAAAAACCACTTTCGCGAGAGAATCGGGAAGAGATGTGGTCATGATTAACTTGAAAAAAAGAGCAGGAACCAATATGATTTCCGCGATCGATCAGGCTAAAGAGAAAATCGAAGCAGCCAGGAATAGCTATTTGCCAAAAGATTTGGAGGTAACTTTAACTTCTGACCAGTCTTCGGCCGTAGAACACCAGGTGAACGAACTGGCAAACCATATCTTAATAGGAATCCTTTTAGTAATGGCCGTTTTAAGTTTCTCTATGGGAATGAAAAATGCACTGTTTGTAGGAACCGCAATTCCATTATCAATGTTGATCGCTTTTGCGGTTCTTCAAATGGCAGGAATTACATTGAACACAATGGTTCTTTTTGCAATGGTAATGGGTCTGGGGATGTTGGTAGATGACGGGATTGTGGTCGTAGACAATGTTTACGCCAATATGGAAAAGGGCTTACCAAGGAGACTGGCTTCTAAATATGGTATTGGCGAAATTGCCTTCCCGGTAATTACTTCAACTTTAACTACTGTTTTCGCTTTCCTTCCAATGTTGCTTTGGCCGGGAATCATGGGTGAATTTATGAAGTATTTCCCAATTACGATTTCGGTTACTTTGATGGCTTCGCTTTTTGTGGCATTGATCATTAATGCTTCGATGACGGGTGGTGCAATGACTTTAGAAAATAAAAATATTTCAAAAAATCAGGCAAAAAAATACACCCTTATTTTTGGAACTCTGATGGTTGTTTTTGGAATTTTACGATTAGTGACCGGGGTTACTTATTTCTTCGGAGTGGTAACTTTCTCGGCATTGGCAATTATTGCAATCTGGCTTTACAAAGGGTTCTTCCATGACAGAATTGAACATTTCCAGCATACATTTTTCCCAAGTTTGGCAGAGAAATATCAGGATTTTATCAGCAATTTATTAAATGGTAAAAAACCAAGAAATGCCTTTTTAGGAGTGATTGGAATTTTGATTTTCTCATTTATCCTTTACGGAGCGATGATGGGAATCGGTCGTTCAAAAGTATTGTTCTTCCCAGAAAACATTCCTAAGCAAACCATTGTTTATATGGAATATCCGCAAGGAACAGATATTGGCAAAACCAACATCGCAACCAAACAGGTCGAAGGGAAAATTCTACAGGTTCTTCAAAAATATAAAAATCCGGACGGTTCAAATTTTCTGGTAGAATCAATGGTAACTTCCGTTGGGAAAGGCGCAACCAATCCACAGGTTGATGCCGGTTCACAAGCTGATACTCCGTTTAAATCAAAAATTACGGTAACCTATGTAGAGTTTGCAAAAAGAAAAGGAATCAATACGGCCGACGTCATGGAGGAAATTCGGAAAGCGATTCCGGATATTCCGGGATTTGCGTACACGGTGGAAAAAGATGCGAACGGCCCGCCAGTTGGTTATCCTATTTCAATTGAGTTGAAAGGTGATGACTACGACCAGTTACTTAATGAAGCCAATAAAATGATTACGTTTATCAATGGACAAAACATTTCAGGAATTGAGAAACTTCAGTCTGATATCAACAAAGACAGTCCGGAATTAATCATCGATATTAACCGGGAAACTGCAGGTAATCTGGGAGTAACAACCGCATACACTGGGATTACTTTGCGTAGAGCTTTGTTTGGACAAGATATCTCTACGTATAAAGATGTGAAACATGATTATGATATTGCAGTAAGACTGAAACAGGATCAACGTAGAAATACGAGCATCTTATTCAACCAGCCAATTACATTGCAAGGTCCAAACGGAACGATTCAAGTTCCGATGTCCACTTTTGCTACAATGAAAGAGGATAACACCTTTAATAAAATTAAAAGAAAAGACAACAGCCGTACGATCATGGTTTATTCCGGAGTATTGAAAGGAGCTAACTCGAATGAAATCGTGCAGAAAATCCGGATGTCATTAAAGAACTATAAAACACCAGATGGTGTCACCTATACTTTTGGTGGTGAGCAGGAAGAACAGGGCAAAAACATGAATTTCCTTTTGTTTGCTCTTTTCCTGGCAATGTCACTGGTAACTTCAATTATCGTTTTCCAGTTTAACTCACTATCGAAAACGCTGATCATTATGACGACTATTTTACTGAGTTTCTCTGGAGTATTCTTAGGTTTAGCAATCTTTGGAATGGACTTCGTGATCTTAATGACCATGATGGGAATTATTTCACTCGCAGGAGTTGTAGTGAAAAACGGAATTGTTTTAATGGACTTCTTCGTGCTCAAGCTCGATGAAAAAGTAGTGGAAAAAGGAGTAGAAACCCATGATGATCTGGAACTGGAAGAGGTAAAAGAAATCATCGTACAATCTGGAAAAGAACGTTTACGCCCGGTATTATTAACGGCTACCACGGCGATTTTAGGATTGATTCCTTTGGCAATCGGATTAAACTTTGACGTAGCTTCGTTCTTAACAACCTTGAATCCGCATTTCTCTTTAGGTGGAGATAACGTCTCTTTCTGGGGACCACTAGCGTGGACAATTATTTTCGGACTTTCATTTGCGACCTTCTTAACCCTGATTATTGTTCCGGTAATGTTCTACATTATCTCAAAACGAAAAATCAATAACAGAAGAAAGTATTTGAAAAAGCACGAGCATGATGCAGAAGATGAAGCAGCAGAAATCGAAAGATTAAGAAAACTTTATCCAGAAGACAGTCATCTGCAAAATTTAAATCCAGAATAA
- a CDS encoding efflux RND transporter periplasmic adaptor subunit — protein MKKILIPIVILTGLSSCKKENNAKDEKLEILIKNKDIKGIEAYKERQKFKIDSLNQVMLNIDENLVSMGVVPDASGVVSTQKLEISNFVHNVEIQGNVTTDQDVKVQPQFSGTLSLFVKKGQNVKSGQVIGRVADGGLRDQYLQAQNGVTAMKAQIAAAQSNTNLSKIAYEKQAALWKQKIGSEFQFLQAKANYEAAQKSVSALNSQAAGLERAADAVKANLAKTAIVAPFSGVIDEVITQNGQIVSPGTDIVKLISLGTMRVEADVPESYLAKVRQGTSAKIFLPTLNQTISSSVRLVGNYINPTNRTFKIEIPISNNGGVIKPNLLAQVKIEDYVNPNAIQVGQQYIYEDASKRSYVFVASNIKGKDAVAKKVFVNPGEKSENSVEITTGLKAGDIIITDGSKNLSDGQKVKLAQ, from the coding sequence ATGAAAAAGATATTAATACCAATTGTTATTTTAACCGGACTTTCTTCCTGCAAGAAAGAGAATAACGCAAAAGACGAAAAACTTGAAATTCTAATCAAGAATAAAGACATCAAAGGAATTGAAGCTTATAAAGAGCGTCAGAAATTCAAAATCGACAGTCTTAATCAGGTCATGCTGAACATCGATGAGAACTTAGTTTCTATGGGAGTTGTTCCGGATGCCAGCGGAGTAGTTTCTACCCAGAAATTAGAAATTTCGAATTTCGTGCACAATGTGGAAATCCAGGGAAATGTAACCACTGACCAGGATGTAAAAGTTCAACCTCAGTTCTCAGGAACATTGTCTTTATTTGTTAAAAAAGGGCAGAATGTAAAAAGTGGACAGGTGATCGGCAGAGTGGCAGATGGTGGTTTACGCGATCAATATCTACAGGCACAAAATGGAGTAACTGCAATGAAAGCGCAAATTGCTGCTGCACAATCCAATACCAATTTATCGAAAATTGCTTATGAAAAACAGGCCGCACTTTGGAAACAGAAAATTGGTTCAGAGTTTCAGTTCCTTCAGGCAAAAGCAAATTATGAAGCTGCACAAAAATCCGTTTCCGCACTTAACAGTCAAGCTGCCGGATTAGAAAGAGCTGCGGATGCTGTAAAAGCAAATTTAGCAAAAACCGCAATTGTCGCACCTTTCAGTGGTGTTATCGATGAGGTGATTACCCAAAATGGACAAATTGTTTCTCCGGGAACAGATATCGTAAAATTAATCTCATTGGGAACGATGCGTGTGGAAGCAGATGTTCCGGAATCATATTTAGCGAAAGTACGACAGGGAACTTCTGCGAAAATATTCTTGCCAACTTTAAACCAAACCATCAGTTCTTCGGTAAGATTGGTTGGGAACTACATCAATCCAACAAACAGAACCTTTAAAATTGAAATCCCGATTTCTAATAATGGTGGTGTTATTAAACCAAATTTATTAGCTCAGGTGAAGATTGAGGATTATGTAAATCCTAATGCCATTCAGGTGGGACAACAGTATATTTACGAAGATGCCTCGAAAAGATCTTATGTTTTTGTCGCATCTAATATTAAAGGAAAAGATGCTGTTGCTAAAAAAGTATTTGTAAACCCTGGCGAAAAATCTGAGAATTCCGTAGAAATTACAACAGGACTAAAAGCGGGAGATATCATTATTACCGATGGTTCTAAAAACCTAAGCGACGGGCAGAAAGTGAAGTTGGCTCAATAA
- a CDS encoding sensor histidine kinase: protein MNLTETDFLLTITTFIILIVILMMVLVYGIFIKKKSELLLSQQRKEALFEQELAISQVEIKEQTLNYIGQELHDDLGQKLSVARLMTNKLARADEEEKTNIAHEINLLIGECIQDIRNLSKVFISKQVRHFGFVESLEREISRIERLDLLEVEYVINNHELEINSDHALILFRIIQESINNVIKHARSNKVLIKVDDHPNFTEININDYGVGFNAEHRNDGSGLENIKNRAKLIDATFKINSTENLGTEITITYKKPTPWKE, encoded by the coding sequence GTGAATCTTACAGAAACTGATTTTCTGCTTACTATTACCACTTTTATCATTTTAATTGTAATTTTAATGATGGTTTTAGTGTATGGGATTTTCATCAAAAAAAAATCTGAACTTCTTTTATCTCAACAAAGAAAAGAAGCTCTTTTTGAACAGGAATTGGCAATTTCCCAGGTAGAAATTAAAGAACAAACCTTAAATTATATAGGACAGGAACTTCATGATGATTTGGGACAAAAGCTATCCGTGGCAAGACTGATGACCAACAAACTCGCCCGTGCCGACGAAGAAGAAAAAACAAACATTGCTCATGAAATTAATCTTTTGATTGGCGAATGTATTCAGGACATCAGAAACTTGTCTAAAGTATTTATCAGTAAACAAGTAAGGCATTTTGGATTTGTTGAATCATTAGAAAGAGAAATTTCCAGAATCGAACGGCTGGATTTGCTGGAAGTAGAGTACGTGATCAATAATCACGAATTGGAAATTAATTCTGATCATGCTTTAATTCTGTTCCGAATTATACAGGAGTCGATCAACAATGTGATAAAGCATGCCCGGTCAAATAAAGTTTTGATAAAAGTTGACGATCATCCCAATTTCACTGAAATTAATATTAATGATTACGGGGTAGGATTTAATGCAGAACATAGAAATGATGGAAGTGGATTAGAAAATATAAAGAATCGTGCAAAACTAATCGATGCCACTTTTAAGATTAATTCTACAGAAAATCTGGGAACCGAAATTACCATCACCTACAAGAAACCCACACCATGGAAAGAATAA
- a CDS encoding sigma-54-dependent transcriptional regulator, whose translation MQKILIVEDEKSISGVLHSILSDELPDYEFIIAEDGLEGLKQIEKEDFALVVSDIKMPKVSGTELLKQALQIKPDTTFVMISGHADIDTAVDCLKDGAYDFISKPIDINRLITSVRNALDKRILQKTNQHLKIENTTLKKKVNKKYQMIGESPALKKIQDMIEKVAASDARVLITGPNGAGKELVAHAIHAQSDRSKGPMIEVNCAAIPSELIESELFGHVKGSFTGAIKDKQGKFELANNGTIFLDEIGDMSLIAQAKVLRALQESKVSPVGSDKEIKVDVRVLAATNKNMQEEIKAGKFREDLYHRLSVIEIYVPSLDERKDDIKLLVKHFAKIISDEHGTALKTFDDKAIKALENFSWTGNIRELRNVVERLIILGSNPINAEDVASFVRK comes from the coding sequence ATGCAAAAAATCTTAATTGTTGAAGATGAAAAATCCATTTCCGGCGTTCTACACAGCATTCTGTCAGATGAATTACCTGACTACGAATTCATTATCGCTGAAGATGGCTTAGAAGGCTTAAAACAAATAGAGAAGGAAGATTTCGCTTTGGTGGTTTCTGACATTAAAATGCCTAAAGTTTCAGGTACCGAACTTTTGAAACAGGCACTTCAAATAAAACCGGATACGACTTTCGTCATGATCTCAGGGCATGCCGATATCGATACTGCGGTAGATTGTCTTAAAGACGGTGCGTATGATTTTATTTCAAAACCTATCGATATCAACCGGCTGATTACAAGTGTTAGAAACGCTTTGGACAAAAGAATTCTGCAGAAAACAAATCAGCATTTAAAAATAGAAAATACAACTTTAAAGAAAAAAGTTAATAAAAAGTATCAGATGATTGGCGAATCTCCTGCGTTGAAGAAAATTCAGGATATGATTGAAAAAGTAGCGGCCTCAGATGCCAGAGTTTTAATTACAGGACCCAATGGCGCGGGAAAAGAATTGGTAGCTCACGCAATTCATGCACAAAGTGACCGAAGCAAAGGGCCGATGATTGAAGTAAACTGTGCGGCAATCCCATCAGAACTTATTGAGTCAGAGCTTTTTGGGCATGTTAAAGGCAGTTTTACCGGAGCAATAAAAGACAAACAGGGAAAATTTGAATTAGCCAATAATGGTACTATTTTTCTGGATGAGATTGGCGATATGTCACTCATTGCCCAGGCAAAAGTTCTTCGTGCCTTACAGGAAAGTAAGGTCTCACCTGTCGGCAGCGATAAAGAAATTAAAGTAGATGTAAGAGTTCTGGCGGCCACCAATAAAAATATGCAGGAGGAAATTAAAGCCGGAAAATTCCGGGAAGATCTTTATCACCGACTTTCAGTGATCGAAATTTATGTTCCCTCTCTGGATGAAAGAAAAGACGATATCAAACTTTTGGTGAAACATTTTGCCAAAATTATTTCTGATGAACATGGTACCGCTTTGAAAACCTTTGATGATAAAGCAATTAAAGCTTTGGAGAATTTCAGTTGGACAGGAAATATCCGGGAATTGAGAAATGTAGTTGAGCGTTTGATCATTTTAGGATCAAACCCGATTAATGCAGAAGATGTTGCTAGTTTTGTGAGAAAATAA